The sequence GGGGCTTATTCATTCCCGATCTGGAAGAAGGCGCTCAATACAAATTCGAATTAAAAGGACCTGATGGCGAAGGCTTACCACACAAAGCTGATCCATGGGGTTTCTACTCTGAGCAGTACCCATCATTTTCATCTGTGACTTACGATCACGCTCGCTACCAGTGGCAAGATTCTCAATGGCAGAATCGCCCGGTAACGCAAAAGCGCAAAGAAGCCCTTTCATTCTATGAATTGCACGCCGGCTCTTGGAAGCGTAATGCTGAAGGTGAATTCCTAAACTACCGTGAGCTAGCAGCAGAGCTAATTCCATATCTAACGGATCTGGGTTACACACACGTCGAGTTGATGCCGGTTTCAGAGCATCCGTTTTACGGTTCTTGGGGCTACCAGCCAATAGGCTTGTTCGCACCAACAAGTCGTTTTGGTTCTCCAGATGATTTCAAATTCTTCGTCGATCAGTGTCACCAAGCTGGTCTGGGTGTTGTTCTGGACTGGGTTCCTGCTCATTTCCCAAGTGATGATCACGGCCTAGCAAACTTCGATGGCACGCCTTTGTTCCATGATCCAGATCCTCGCCGTGGTTGGCACCAAGATTGGAACTCGTACATCTACGACTTAGGCAAAGAGCATGTTCGTCGTTTCTTGGTAGCAAACGCTCTGTACTGGTTCGAACAATTCCACATCGACGGCATTCGTGTTGATGCGGTTGCCTCGATGTTGTACCTCGATTACTCGCGTAGCCATGATCAATGGATTCCGAATGTAGACGGCGGTAATGAAAACTACGACGCTATCGCTACCCTTAAGTGGATGAACGAAGAAGTGTACAAACACTTCCCGAACGCGATGACGATTGCTGAAGAATCGACCGCTTTCCCTGGCGTTTCTGCACCGACCTTTATGGGTGGTTTAGGCTTTGGCTTTAAGTGGAACATGGGTTGGATGCACGACAGTTTGTCTTACATCCAAGAAGATCCGATCAACCGTAAATATCACCACGACACGATCACTTTCCCACTGGTTTATGCCCATAGTGAGAACTACGTATTGTCTCTGTCTCACGATGAGGTGGTTTACGGTAAAGGTTCTATCCATAACAAGATGCCAGGTGATGAATGGCAGCAAACGGCCAACTTACGTGCCTACATGGGTTACATGTATGCGCAGCCGGGTAAAAAGCTGAACTTCATGGGCGCAGAATTTGGCCAAACAGCTGAATGGAACCATGATGACCAACTGCAATGGTTCTTGTTGGAATATGAACGCCATCAAGGTGTTCAACGCTTGACGAAAGATTTGAACAATCTATACCGTTCTGAGGCAGCAATGCACGATCTTGATTTCGATCCGAAAGGTTTTGAGTGGCGTCTTCAAGATTCTGCTGAAGCAAGCATCTTAGCTCATGAACGTATCAGCGAATCTGGTGAACGAGTGTTGGTTGTTTCTAACTTTACGCCCGTTCCTCATGAGCGTTTCCGCTTAGGTGTTCCAGCCCAAGGCCAGTACTCGCTATTGCTGAATACTGACTCGGCTGATTACGCAGGCAGCGGTTTTGAAGTGAAGCAGGTTGCTGAGGTTGAATCAGTCGCGAGTGAAGGTTTAGACACGTCGA comes from Vibrio syngnathi and encodes:
- the glgB gene encoding 1,4-alpha-glucan branching protein GlgB, whose translation is MELSSISKQKQIYTQLSQACFTDPFAFLGPYLPSDQGALRVWIPGADKVELIVGKEPRIELAREGESGFILKQERDLRFTHYKLAVDWNGVEQIIDDPYQYHDLYASYEDLHTPKDMYHHMGAQFITLERDGQTISGTRFLVYAPHATAASLVGNFNAWDGRRHPMQRLDYGMWGLFIPDLEEGAQYKFELKGPDGEGLPHKADPWGFYSEQYPSFSSVTYDHARYQWQDSQWQNRPVTQKRKEALSFYELHAGSWKRNAEGEFLNYRELAAELIPYLTDLGYTHVELMPVSEHPFYGSWGYQPIGLFAPTSRFGSPDDFKFFVDQCHQAGLGVVLDWVPAHFPSDDHGLANFDGTPLFHDPDPRRGWHQDWNSYIYDLGKEHVRRFLVANALYWFEQFHIDGIRVDAVASMLYLDYSRSHDQWIPNVDGGNENYDAIATLKWMNEEVYKHFPNAMTIAEESTAFPGVSAPTFMGGLGFGFKWNMGWMHDSLSYIQEDPINRKYHHDTITFPLVYAHSENYVLSLSHDEVVYGKGSIHNKMPGDEWQQTANLRAYMGYMYAQPGKKLNFMGAEFGQTAEWNHDDQLQWFLLEYERHQGVQRLTKDLNNLYRSEAAMHDLDFDPKGFEWRLQDSAEASILAHERISESGERVLVVSNFTPVPHERFRLGVPAQGQYSLLLNTDSADYAGSGFEVKQVAEVESVASEGLDTSIELRLPPLSTVFYKLN